From the Hevea brasiliensis isolate MT/VB/25A 57/8 chromosome 15, ASM3005281v1, whole genome shotgun sequence genome, one window contains:
- the LOC110671068 gene encoding uncharacterized protein LOC110671068: MKAYQATASSSVKSSTTAAAMDERDSCYYPGCRKDTNCNCDICLASINATLDLMPVSIQKSSLTKFSSSCPNVEGTPVYFNPSILSTPLSDSCPKMESPLLKSIARLNLSDKKEKRKRVRGFLSSFSRLLLGLSLLFVAEIGFSWGPCGVLSPILSPDIVRNIGKRSQVGKDLRERLRFIQNELKGFVTDGKVSNCSHISSIWKINQEGLLLNSQCELYKSAMEEVSIWGWPWQTAGLLKIGFSTRSFTVLSGGVTEWSNGMIGYSTIKANSSWVHRKWGASVVQLDPSTWVLEYRRSSILDCTRLSSAVAELFMYQMSKVMRKINRDFWFFSALEDRYSEYTAGDYIKIPT, encoded by the exons ATGAAAGCATACCAAGCAACTGCATCATCCTCAGTGAAATCAAGCACCACCGCCGCCGCGATGGATGAGAGAGATAGCTGTTATTACCCTGGATGCAGAAAAGACACCAACTGCAATTGTGATATTTGCTTAGCGAGCATCAATGCCACCCTTGACCTCATGCCTGTTAGCATCCAGAAATCCTCTCTCACTAAGTTCTCTTCTTCATGTCCTAACGTTGAGGGTACTCCTGTGTATTTCAATCCTTCGATTTTGTCCACACCCCTATCAGATTCTTGTCCCAAAATGGAGTCTCCACTCCTCAAGTCAATTGCAAGATTGAATTTGAGTGacaagaaagagaagagaaagagaGTCAGGGGTTTTCTCAGTTCTTTTTCAAGGTTGCTTTTGGGATTGAGCTTGCTTTTTGTAGCGGAAATAGGGTTTTCCTGGGGACCTTGTGGGGTTTTAAGTCCTATATTATCTCCCGATATAGTAAGAAACATTGGTAAGAGATCTCAGGTTGGGAAAGATTTGCGTGAGAGACTAAGATTCATTCAGAATGAATTGAAGGGTTTTGTTACGGATGGAAAAGTTTCGAACTGCAGCCATATAAGCTCAATATGGAAAATCAATCAG GAAGGCCTACTATTGAATTCACAGTGTGAATTGTACAAATCAGCAATGGAGGAGGTGAGTATATGGGGCTGGCCTTGGCAGACTGCTGGACTGCTGAAAATAGGGTTTTCTACACGTTCCTTTACTGTGTTATCAGGCGGAGTTACAGAG TGGTCAAATGGGATGATTGGATACTCAACTATTAAAGCCAACAGTTCGTGGGTTCACAGGAAATGGGGTGCCTCAGTTGTCCAATTAGATCCTAGCACGTGGGTTCTGGAGTATCGACGGAGCTCGATATTGGATTGCACAAGATTGTCTTCAGCGGTAGCTGAGCTCTTCATGTACCAAATGTCCAAAGTGATGAGAAAGATTAATCGAGATTTCTGGTTTTTCTCTGCTTTGGAAGACCGATATAGTGAATATACAGCGGGAGACTATATCAAGATCCCAACTTAA
- the LOC110671082 gene encoding folate-biopterin transporter 1, chloroplastic → MASTKFTLIPILPFQNLRFSSSPFSQIHRKRLSLIARCRARRRSRLKQAEKDVSMTMPSYRRDRSEESLLITVDSGRKGEMLTTDVEEGTSSGSKNAVRKNRRLSSRIKCFGVELSPDNIAVAMVYFVQGVLGLSRLAVSFYLKDDLHLDPAETAVISGFSALPWLVKPLYGFISDSVPLFGYRRRSYLVLSGLLGALSWSLMATLVDSKYSAAFCILLGSLSVAFSDVVVDSMVVERARGESQSLSGSLQSLCWGSSAFGGIVSSYFSGSLVDAYGVRFVFGVTALLPLITSAVAVLVKEQRVLGPARGQNLALNDLGFLESSKQHIILLWDAVKQPNVFLPTLFIFLWQATPQSDSAMFYFTTNKLGFTPEFLGRVKLVTSIASLVGVGLYNGFLKNVPLRKIFVFTTVSGTALGMTQVFLVTGLNRKFGISDEWFAIGDSLILTVLAQASFMPVLVLAAKLCPEGMEATLFATLMSISNGGSVLGGLIGAGLTQLFGVTKDSFDNLAFLIILCNLTSLLPLPLLGLLPSDTSDTVVVEDGGDIEMKAS, encoded by the exons ATGGCTTCAACAAAGTTTACGTTAATCCCAATCTTACCCTTCCAAAATCTTCGTTTCTCGTCTTCTCCTTTCTCTCAGATACACCGGAAACGCCTCTCTCTCATCGCTCGCTGCAGAGCTCGCCGGAGGTCACGACTGAAACAGGCGGAAAAAGACGTGTCCATGACGATGCCGTCTTACCGTCGGGACCGAAGCGAAGAGTCGCTTTTGATTACCGTAGata GTGGACGTAAAGGTGAAATGCTAACAACAGATGTGGAAGAAGGGACAAGCTCTGGTAGTAAAAATGCAGTCCGTAAAAACAGACGTCTTAGTAGCAGAATCAAATGCTTTGGGGTGGAATTGTCGCCGGATAATATTGCTGTTGCAATGGTGTATTTTGTTCAAGGTGTTTTAGGCCTTTCTAGACTTGCTGTCAGTTTCTACTTAAAAGATGATTTGCATCTAGATCCTGCCGAG ACAGCTGTGATATCTGGTTTTTCTGCATTACCATGGCTTGTCAAACCTCTTTATGGGTTTATTAG TGATTCTGTCCCACTTTTTGGTTATCGAAGAAGGTCATACTTGGTTCTTTCAGGACTTCTTGGTGCTCTTTCGTGGAGCTTAATGGCTACCTTGGTTGATAGCAAGTACAGTGCTGCTTTCTGCATACTTCTTGGATCGCTTTCTGTTGCCTTCTCAGATGTT GTTGTGGATTCCATGGTGGTCGAGAGGGCCCGCGGTGAGTCACAAAGCTTGTCAGGTTCTCTTCAGTCTTTATGTTGGGGTTCTTCAGCTTTTGGTGGAATTGTCAGCTCCTACTTCAGTGGCTCTCTGGTGGATGCTTATGGTGTCAG GTTTGTTTTTGGGGTCACGGCATTGCTACCGCTGATAACTTCGGCAGTTGCTGTTCTTGTGAAAGAACAGCGCGTTCTTGGTCCAGCAAGAGGACAGAATCTTGCTTTGAATGATCTTGGCTTTCTGGAAAGCTCAAAGCAGCATATTATTCTGTTGTGGGATGCAGTCAAGCAGCCCAATGTATTTCTTCCCACGTTATTTATTTTTCTCTGGCAGGCAACACCGCAATCAGACTCTGCTATGTTTTACTTCAC CACAAATAAACTTGGTTTCACCCCAGAATTTCTAGGACGTGTCAAGCTTGTCACCTCAATTGCATCATTGGTTGGGGTTGGACTTTATAATGGCTTTCTGAAAAATGTTCCTTTGCGGAAGATTTTTGTTTTTACCACCGTAAGTGGTACAGCTCTTGGGATGACTCAG GTTTTCCTTGTAACTGGACTAAACCGTAAATTTGGCATAAGCGATGAGTGGTTTGCGATTGGGGATTCTTTGATTCTGACTGTTCTTGCTCAG GCTTCTTTTATGCCCGTTCTTGTGCTAGCTGCCAAATTATGTCCAGAAGGGATGGAAGCAACACTTTTTGCGACTCTCATGTCCATTTCAAATGGAGGAAGTGTTCTTGGAGGGCTGATCGGTGCTGGTCTAACCCAGCTTTTTGGAGTTACAAAGGACAGCTTTGACAACTTAGCCTTTTTGATTATTCTTTGCAATCTCACTTCATTGCTGCCTTTGCCACTCCTAGGGCTTCTTCCCTCGGATACCTCTGATACCGTTGTGGTGGAGGATGGTGGCGATATTGAGATGAAGGCTAGTTAA
- the LOC110671092 gene encoding uncharacterized protein LOC110671092: MDIESVKCECCGLKEDCTQDYISEVKAKFDGKWLCGLCSEAVRDEVSRGKKQFGMEEAVRAHMSFCGKFNSNPAVRVADGMRQMLRRRSGVLSSSPSSSK; the protein is encoded by the coding sequence ATGGATATTGAATCCGTCAAGTGTGAGTGTTGTGGATTGAAAGAGGATTGCACCCAAGACTATATTAGTGAGGTGAAGGCGAAATTCGATGGGAAATGGCTATGTGGGTTGTGCTCAGAAGCTGTTAGAGATGAAGTTAGCAGAGGTAAAAAGCAGTTTGGAATGGAAGAAGCAGTCAGAGCTCACATGTCATTTTGTGGTAAATTCAATTCCAATCCAGCAGTTCGAGTTGCTGATGGGATGAGGCAGATGCTGAGAAGACGATCAGGAGTCTTGTCTTCTTCACCATCTTCTTCTAAGTAG
- the LOC110671076 gene encoding FCS-Like Zinc finger 8, whose amino-acid sequence MLRKRSRVTSSKLMADYSTVLSPTDKYRKPSSFPRLFAGLTSFKNFSETAEAVMSPTSILDSKPFSGLKNSFLPDLLTPKTPESETRRTWDKMDSKGIGLGIVDALNDDKTDPNLSKSESRMVLFGSQLKIQVPPLPPALHSSPTESPKSPADFGIKTRNSQLGSFHSGSSHSPAKKSACGSADSGMDTPNSPRVFTGCLSASEMELSEDYTCVISYGPNPRTTHIFDDCIVESCCGIVGYSDSRAETTGFLGDGSSYSSENFLSFCYACKKNLGQGKDIYMYRGEKAFCSRECRHQEMLLEEGIDKLDVYGTCS is encoded by the exons ATGCTAAGGAAGAGATCCAGAGTCACAAGCAGTAAGCTAATGGCGGATTATAGCACAGTTCTATCACCAACAGACAAATATAGAAAACCCAGTTCTTTTCCAAGGTTGTTCGCAGGCTTGACGTCCTTCAAGAATTTCTCTGAAACAGCTGAGGCAGTCATGAGCCCAACTTCAATTCTCGATAGCAAACCTTTCTCGGGGCTCAAAAACTCCTTCTTGCCTGACCTCCTCACCCCTAAAACCCCAGAATCCGAGACCAGGCGTACCTGGGACAAGATGGACTCCAAAGGCATTGGCCTTGGCATTGTTGATGCTCTTAATGATGATAAAACTGACCCCAATTTGTCAAAATCCGAAAGCAGAATGGTTCTATTCGGATCACAGCTAAAGATTCAAGTTCCTCCTTTGCCTCCTGCACTTCATTCATCACCAACTGAATCTCCCAAATCTCCTGCTGATTTTGGCATCAAAACAAGGAATTCTCAATTGGGTTCTTTCCATTCTGGGTCATCTCATTCTCCTGCTAAGAAATCAGCGTGCGGTTCAGCCGATTCGGGCATGGATACTCCGAATTCACCCCGAGTTTTCACCGGTTGTCTCTCTGCAAGTGAGATGGAGCTTTCTGAGGACTACACTTGTGTGATCTCATATGGGCCTAACCCAAGAACTACTCATATATTTGACGATTGCATTGTTGAGAGCTGTTGTGGTATTGTTGGATATTCTGATTCGAGGGCAGAGACTACTGGATTTTTGGGCGATGGATCAAGTTATTCATCAGAGAATTTCTTAAGCTTCTGTTATGCTTGCAAGAAGAATCTTGGGCAGGGAAAAGACATTTACATGTACAG AGGTGAAAAAGCATTTTGCAGCCGCGAATGCCGGCACCAGGAGATGCTATTAGAGGAGGGAATAGATAAGCTGGACGTTTATGGAACTTGTTCATGA
- the LOC110671056 gene encoding LOW QUALITY PROTEIN: pentatricopeptide repeat-containing protein At4g14820 (The sequence of the model RefSeq protein was modified relative to this genomic sequence to represent the inferred CDS: inserted 7 bases in 6 codons; deleted 5 bases in 4 codons; substituted 7 bases at 7 genomic stop codons) has translation NLPSFPHKIEHVSVNPTLPVAFNSTSIHAALLPSISCSSTSTCHLKQVHAQILRSNLSDSVLPKLSSTSSISSLEFALSVFTYLPTPCPTLCKKFLRSLSRNGKPETVLLAXEGIISVGRFSFPSLLKAAAKISALNEGMEIHGVADKLGXDKDPFVQTGFLGIYAASGRILEGRXVFDKMSXRDVVTWNITINGWTFYDALQLFEETRSSNVMPDKMLLSTMLSACGRAGNLSFGKEVHDFITENNIALDPHCALISMYATCGXKDLLTKMSSRNLVVSTTLVSVYSREXVEDACLIFNQMDXKDVVCWSASCAMISDYAESDXPQEALNLFKEMQVLRIEPDEITILSVISACALLGMPDQAKRIHMFVDKNGFANLKELSVNNAXIDMYAKCGXLESVKAIFXKVLRRNVIYCTSMINAFAIHGNANSALNFFHRTKDKNIEPNEVTFVGVLYACRCSHASLVEERRRISASIINEHGITPKHEQYGCIADLFDGSILLRDVLNLAETMPLLPNIXIWGSLMAAYLAHGEIELAEFADKWVLRLEPDHDGALSLLSNTYPREKRWQDVGEVRNLMKQRSLLKRKGKKMVELSNDSHKISMADRRYEQADQIYGKLHEAVENLMLFGYSPIINIVLADLISQVKKELVLWHVEKLALFYGLINEEKGYCIRIVKNLRICEDCHTFIXSHEKQNIVRDRTRFHHYKDGVCSCNGEFVAANWKLNTINVKYCCWRQCANKKLKS, from the exons aaccttcCGTCCTTCCCCCACAAAATAGAGCATGTCAGCGTAAATCCCACTTTGCCTGTTGCCTTCAATTCCACCTCCATCCACGCCGCTCTCCTCCCATCTATCTCCTGTTCTTCCACTTCCACCTGCCACCTCAAGCAAGTCCATGCCCAAATACTGCGCTCCAATCTTTCCGACTCCGTCCTTCCCAAACTCTCGTCCACTTCCTCTATCTCCAGCCTCGAGTTTGCCCTCTCCGTCTTCACCTACCTCCCCACTCCCTGTCCTACTCTCTGCAAGAAATTCTTGAGGTCTTTATCTCGTAATGGTAAACCTGAAACCGTCCTTTTAGCCTAGGAAGGGATTATT AGTGTGGGTAGGTTTAGCTTTCCTTCGTTGCTAAAAGCAGCTGCGAAGATCTCCGCATTGAATGAGGGGATGGAGATTCATGGAGTTGCCGACAAGTTGG TCGATAAAGATCCGTTTGTGCAAACGGGTTTCCTGGGAATCTATGCTGCAAGTGGAAGGATTTTGGAGGGGCGATAAGTATTTGATAAAATGTCTTAGCGGGATGTTGTTACCTGGAACATTACGATTAATGG GTGGACTTTTTATGATGCCTTGCAGCTTTTTGAAGAGACGAGGAGCTCTAATGTAATGCCAGACAAGATGCTTCTCTCCACCATGTTATCAGCTTGTGGTCGAGCTGGAAACTTAAGCTTTGGAAAAGAAGTCCATGATTTCATTACTGAAAATAACATTGCGCTTGACCCTCATTGTGCACTTATCTCTATGTACGCAACTTGTGG TAAAGATTTATTAACTAAAATGTCATCTAGAAACTTGGTTGTTTCAACCACCTTGGTTTCTGTTTATTCAAGAG GTGTTGAGGATGCTTGCTTGATTTTTAACCAGATGGATTAAAAGGACGTGGTCTGTTGGAGCGCAAGCTGCGCAATGATCTCTGATTATGCTGAGAGTGATTAGCCTCAAGAAGCTCTTAATCTATTTAAAGAAATGCAAGTCTTAAGAATAGAACCAGATGAAATTACAATACTGAGTGTAATCTCAGCTTGTGCACTTCTTGGTATGCCGGATCAAGCTAAACGGATCCATATGTTTGTTGACAAGAACGGATTTGCCAATTTGAAGGAGCTGTCAGTCAACAATG CTATTGATATGTATGCCAAATGTG ATTTGGAAAGTGTCAAAGCAATTTTTTAGAAAGTGTTAAGAAGGAATGTGATATATTGTACTAGTATGATCAATGCCTTTGCCATCCATGGGAATGCCAATAGTGCACTAAACTTCTTTCATCGAACGAAAGATAAAAACATTGAGCCTAATGAAGTGACATTTGTAGGAGTTCTTTATGCTTGTAGG TGTAGCCATGCAAGTCTAGTAGAGGAGAGAAGGAGAATTTCTGCATCAATAATTAATGAACACGGTATCACTCCTAAACATGAGCAATATGGTTGCATTGCAGATCTATTCGATGGTTCTATTCTCCTAAGAGATGTGCTAAATCTTGCGGAGACAATGCCTTTGCTACCCAACA TTATATGGGGTTCTCTTATGGCTGCTTATCTGGCTCATGGAGAGATTGAATTGGCAGAATTTGCTGACAAATGGGTGCTTAGGTTGGAGCCAGACCATGATGGAGCACTTTCTTTATTATCAAATACTTATCCCAGGGAAAAAAGGTGGCAAGATGTTGGAGAAGTAAGGAACTTGATGAAACAAAGAAGTTTACTAAAAAGAAAGGGGAAGAAGATGGTGGAATTGAGCAAC GACTCGCACAAGATCTCAATGGCAGATAGAAGATACGAACAAGCAGACCAGATCTATGGGAAGTTACATGAAGCGGTTGAGAACTTGATGTTGTTTGGTTATTCTCCAATTATTAATATTGTTTTGGCTGATTTAATTAGC CAAGTGAAAAAGGAATTGGTTTTATGGCACGTTGAGAAGTTGGCTCTTTTTTATGGGTTGATAAATGAGGAAAAAGGGTACTGCATCCGCATAGTGAAGAATCTTAGGATTTGCGAGGACTGCCATACTTTCATTTAGTCTCATGAAAAACAGAATATTGTTAGAGATAGGACTCGCTTTCACCACTACAAAGATGGTGTATGCTCTTGTAATGGTGAATTTGTTGCTGCAAATTGGAAACTTAATACCATAAATGTAAAATATTGTTGTTGGAGACAATGTGCAAATAAGAAACTTAAAAGTTAG